One window of the Candidatus Hydrogenedens sp. genome contains the following:
- a CDS encoding sigma-54 dependent transcriptional regulator — MSDRKTKKEIINLKFLGQNEPPLAQEQGTVFIIGSDVDYLTTVSRFIEGTGHSVILCNSMEQILTCSRRTVCDVILLDLTIEYKGNINLVSFLRQKFPSVKLILLYNMEQIEQALEGIRMGAYFYIPKKCDPTDIAVMVHRAILEHRREQLQEAGFEQILFEELSGNNTQMRRVVEIIRKVAPTDSTVLILGESGVGKEVVAQILHRLSSRRDKPFIAINCAALPENLLESELFGHVQGAFTGAEKDKRGLFAEADGGTVFLDEIGDMALSTQAKLLRVLQNGEIRPVGSNTIQKVNVRILSATNKNLQEEVEKRRFRDDLFYRLNVIQIRIPPLRERIDALPTLIQHFISRYNQKFGKNVQGIDNSALAMLRTYPFPGNVRELESIIAHAVIMAEEPIIHIYDLPENIQQGRFKILALPNEQDNGLLPLAEIEANHIQKVLEKVNHNQTEAARILGISRSTLWRKMKEYKIPIKK; from the coding sequence ATGTCAGATAGAAAAACAAAAAAAGAAATTATCAACTTAAAATTTCTTGGGCAAAATGAACCTCCTCTTGCCCAAGAACAAGGAACTGTATTTATTATAGGCTCTGATGTGGATTATCTTACTACTGTTTCCCGGTTTATTGAAGGAACAGGACACTCTGTAATTTTATGTAATTCCATGGAACAGATTTTGACATGTTCCCGCAGAACAGTATGCGATGTAATTCTGTTAGACTTAACCATAGAATATAAAGGCAATATCAATCTCGTTTCCTTTCTTCGACAAAAGTTTCCTTCCGTAAAATTAATTCTTCTTTACAATATGGAACAGATAGAACAAGCCCTCGAAGGGATACGCATGGGGGCGTATTTTTATATCCCCAAAAAGTGCGACCCCACGGATATCGCGGTAATGGTTCATCGGGCTATATTGGAACATCGTAGAGAACAACTGCAAGAAGCCGGGTTTGAACAAATTTTATTTGAAGAATTATCGGGTAATAACACCCAGATGCGCCGTGTTGTAGAAATTATCCGCAAGGTTGCTCCCACAGATAGTACCGTTCTAATTTTAGGTGAGAGTGGTGTTGGAAAAGAAGTCGTCGCTCAGATACTTCATCGGCTTAGTTCCCGTAGAGACAAACCTTTTATTGCCATAAATTGTGCGGCATTACCTGAAAATTTATTAGAAAGTGAACTTTTTGGGCATGTTCAAGGGGCTTTCACAGGTGCCGAAAAAGATAAGCGAGGTCTGTTTGCAGAAGCAGATGGCGGAACGGTCTTTTTAGATGAAATCGGTGATATGGCTTTATCCACTCAGGCAAAATTACTTCGCGTTCTTCAAAATGGTGAAATTCGCCCTGTGGGTTCTAATACCATACAAAAAGTGAATGTCCGTATCCTTTCCGCCACAAATAAAAATTTACAGGAAGAGGTCGAAAAACGAAGGTTTCGGGACGATTTGTTCTATAGACTTAATGTAATACAAATTCGAATTCCTCCACTACGCGAAAGAATAGATGCATTACCCACATTAATTCAGCATTTTATTTCAAGATACAATCAAAAATTTGGAAAAAATGTTCAAGGAATTGATAATTCTGCCCTCGCTATGTTGAGAACTTATCCATTTCCAGGAAATGTCCGCGAACTGGAAAGTATTATTGCCCATGCAGTAATTATGGCGGAAGAACCTATTATCCATATATATGATTTGCCTGAAAATATACAACAGGGAAGATTTAAGATACTTGCTCTTCCTAACGAACAAGATAACGGGCTTTTACCTTTAGCAGAAATAGAAGCAAACCATATTCAGAAAGTATTGGAAAAAGTAAATCACAATCAAACAGAAGCGGCAAGAATACTGGGTATCTCTCGTTCTACACTATGGCGAAAAATGAAAGAATATAAAATCCCTATTAAAAAATAG
- a CDS encoding response regulator yields the protein MRGRVFTTGEVAAICGVSSDTVSRWFDMGQIEGYRLGPGGDRRIPYESLRKFMLAHGIPLERLETNETKILIVDDDPFYLDIIPDAIARKTDKNKEMIVLTASTGFDAGALIVEHNPNLVIMDIHLSDIDGRKVCERLKSRHETRHARVLGISGLLEEDEIGKLKEYGFDDFLRKPFSLDVLVEKVFRLLALPPGSVNRPKNIGL from the coding sequence ATGAGAGGGCGTGTATTTACAACGGGTGAAGTGGCTGCTATTTGTGGTGTATCTTCTGATACGGTTTCTCGTTGGTTTGATATGGGGCAAATAGAAGGTTACCGATTGGGACCGGGTGGTGACCGTCGTATTCCGTATGAGAGTTTACGGAAATTTATGCTGGCACACGGCATTCCATTGGAACGATTGGAAACAAATGAAACAAAAATATTGATAGTAGATGATGACCCGTTTTATCTGGACATTATTCCGGATGCTATTGCCCGTAAAACGGATAAGAACAAGGAGATGATTGTTCTTACGGCATCTACGGGTTTTGATGCCGGTGCCCTTATTGTAGAGCATAATCCGAACCTTGTTATTATGGATATACATTTATCCGATATTGATGGGAGGAAAGTATGTGAACGACTGAAAAGCCGTCATGAAACACGGCATGCCCGTGTTTTGGGAATTTCAGGATTGTTGGAAGAAGATGAAATTGGGAAACTGAAGGAATATGGTTTTGATGATTTCTTAAGAAAACCCTTTTCTTTAGATGTTTTGGTTGAAAAGGTTTTTCGTTTACTTGCTTTACCTCCGGGAAGTGTAAATCGTCCTAAAAATATAGGATTGTAA
- a CDS encoding ATP-binding protein: MKLSTYKIVIIYFLVAGLWIALSDEFLHWFISDSDLLTKAQSVKGFAFVLVTGLLLYFLVSRYVYALKKSYQQEQKEREEREAIWRCSSDGILGLSVDGTIFSANEQAKNWLDISLPTEKKFWDVFEHPYCEQIKNGIKELTSIDRPDYVFSIYGKVKKGNFDYWFEIRLNKSTYNSHDFIVGVLHNITEKIQHEEEVELLKTGFEQMDVGIALARRKGKVIFVNEKLQKLLNKQKENLLTYKDCLCVPCEKSDSCFHNLEETLEKGKVWHKICEIKSEDHSSIYHSLDVCPVSYKDEHFVIVIMKDITQQILSEKRLSQQYRMESLGYLASGIAHDFNNILGAILGHVDLILGEYHDHRNLVEEMDIIRRAVLRGRDMTSQVVSVSRENGGEQIPIDINNVINEVLTLIKPKISTRIKLDLDIDKEIPKVLASPGKINQILLNLCLNACRAMVQGGTLVIKVEVINADETLLARHPELVPGKYIRIIISDSGVGIDPEIMEHIFEPFFTTQGGKGGSGIGLYVVRSLVNSLGGGISVYSDLGKGTRFCVYLPVYSGDSEAKPLHIPHEEDIPRGKEKILIVDDEPMLAGIIGRLLIKLGYQVRIVNNPRVAKELIEQGLVSDYDLAIIDNIMPEITGEDIILYLQEKGFKIPIVLTSGMVNDEIVEKGNKLKVSAILEKPCTFSSLGKLVRKVLDENFMKEDK, encoded by the coding sequence ATGAAATTGTCAACATACAAAATTGTTATTATCTATTTTTTAGTTGCCGGGTTGTGGATTGCTTTATCTGATGAGTTTCTACATTGGTTTATTTCAGATAGTGATTTATTAACAAAGGCACAATCTGTAAAGGGATTTGCTTTTGTTCTTGTTACCGGACTATTGCTTTATTTTCTCGTATCCCGTTATGTTTATGCCTTAAAAAAATCTTACCAGCAGGAGCAAAAAGAACGAGAGGAACGGGAGGCTATATGGCGTTGTTCTTCCGATGGAATTCTCGGCTTATCTGTAGATGGGACAATTTTTTCTGCAAATGAACAAGCCAAAAATTGGTTGGATATATCGCTTCCTACAGAGAAAAAATTCTGGGATGTTTTTGAACACCCTTATTGTGAACAAATAAAAAATGGAATTAAAGAACTTACTTCTATAGATAGGCCAGATTATGTATTTTCTATTTACGGAAAAGTAAAGAAGGGAAATTTCGATTATTGGTTTGAAATACGATTGAATAAATCCACTTATAATTCCCATGATTTTATAGTAGGGGTTCTGCATAACATTACCGAAAAAATACAGCATGAGGAAGAAGTGGAGTTATTAAAAACAGGCTTCGAGCAAATGGATGTAGGGATTGCTTTAGCAAGAAGGAAAGGTAAAGTTATTTTTGTAAATGAAAAATTACAGAAGTTGTTAAACAAACAAAAAGAAAATTTGCTAACATACAAAGATTGTTTATGTGTTCCTTGCGAAAAGTCAGATTCTTGTTTCCACAATCTTGAAGAAACTTTAGAAAAAGGGAAAGTATGGCATAAAATTTGTGAAATAAAAAGTGAAGACCATAGTTCTATTTATCACTCACTGGATGTTTGTCCTGTATCCTACAAAGATGAGCATTTTGTTATAGTGATAATGAAAGATATCACACAACAAATCCTGTCCGAAAAACGATTATCCCAACAATACCGTATGGAGTCATTGGGTTATTTAGCCAGTGGTATAGCCCATGATTTTAATAATATATTAGGTGCTATTTTAGGACATGTGGACTTGATTTTGGGTGAGTATCATGACCACAGAAATCTGGTAGAAGAGATGGATATAATTCGTCGTGCTGTTTTAAGAGGTAGAGATATGACCAGTCAGGTGGTATCTGTCTCACGGGAAAATGGAGGAGAACAAATACCTATTGATATTAACAATGTAATTAATGAAGTATTAACTCTTATAAAACCGAAAATAAGCACCCGTATAAAATTGGATTTAGATATTGATAAGGAGATTCCTAAAGTCTTGGCTTCCCCCGGTAAAATAAATCAAATTCTATTAAATTTGTGTTTGAATGCGTGTCGGGCTATGGTTCAGGGAGGAACATTAGTAATAAAAGTGGAAGTTATCAATGCAGATGAAACATTATTAGCAAGGCATCCAGAATTAGTGCCTGGAAAATATATCCGTATAATTATAAGTGATTCAGGTGTGGGAATTGACCCGGAAATAATGGAGCATATCTTTGAACCTTTTTTTACAACCCAAGGAGGGAAAGGAGGTTCTGGAATTGGTCTGTATGTAGTTCGAAGTTTGGTAAATAGTTTAGGCGGTGGTATATCTGTATATAGTGATTTAGGGAAAGGCACGCGATTTTGTGTATATTTACCTGTTTATTCGGGAGATAGTGAAGCAAAACCTTTGCATATTCCCCATGAAGAAGATATTCCCAGAGGAAAAGAAAAAATACTCATTGTAGATGATGAACCTATGTTAGCAGGAATTATAGGTCGTTTGCTGATAAAGTTAGGCTATCAGGTGCGTATAGTAAATAATCCAAGAGTTGCTAAAGAATTGATAGAACAGGGTCTTGTCTCGGATTATGATTTAGCTATTATTGATAACATTATGCCTGAAATTACAGGGGAGGATATTATTCTTTATTTGCAGGAAAAAGGGTTTAAAATACCTATTGTTCTTACCAGTGGAATGGTAAATGATGAAATTGTTGAAAAGGGGAATAAATTAAAGGTTTCTGCTATTCTTGAAAAGCCCTGCACCTTTTCCTCTTTAGGAAAATTAGTAAGAAAAGTCCTTGATGAAAATTTTATGAAAGAGGATAAATAA
- the sixA gene encoding phosphohistidine phosphatase SixA, translating into MKEKTIFLVQHGEAVDKKVNVERPLTDLGRKTISQMGNFLCSKNIKVDVIWHSPKLRAKETAEILATCLQLEKLLYEYKELEPEEPVKKIIKLIQQAKEQNIMLVGHLPHLSQLAGLLLTGDEKKEFIAFEKGGIVCLNYQDIGVSVVRWFLVPSLLIH; encoded by the coding sequence GTGAAAGAGAAAACGATTTTTCTTGTGCAACATGGGGAAGCGGTAGATAAAAAAGTGAATGTTGAACGACCTCTTACAGATTTAGGACGAAAGACTATCTCTCAAATGGGTAATTTTTTATGTTCAAAAAATATTAAAGTAGATGTGATATGGCATAGTCCTAAATTGCGTGCTAAAGAAACTGCAGAAATTCTGGCTACCTGCTTGCAATTAGAGAAATTACTTTATGAGTACAAAGAATTAGAGCCAGAAGAACCTGTAAAGAAAATAATAAAGTTAATACAACAAGCAAAAGAACAAAATATTATGTTGGTAGGGCATTTGCCGCATTTATCACAATTGGCAGGATTGTTATTAACTGGCGATGAGAAGAAAGAATTTATAGCCTTTGAAAAAGGGGGTATCGTTTGCTTGAACTATCAGGATATAGGTGTATCTGTGGTTCGTTGGTTCTTGGTTCCTTCCTTACTTATACATTAA
- a CDS encoding alginate export family protein, which yields MKKKAIFFSILIALSVMLLSSEVIAELQNVEVGGSIRIRGNYINNLFNDFAGSMPSVQSRWSPISVMRRPIGNLLGPGVNSIFSWDNDQSDLSFVEQRTRLHVKADFTDEVSTYIELDSYDVWGEDFRSQNYITGVDARQNSIDDVEIFQAYIEVDEMWGTPLQLRVGRQELSFGSQFLVGPRDFAFFWTGISFDAIRLTYKADVFTIDAWASKLFEAMSDFAEDDINFYGIYASCTAVENVTFDVYWMLLEDDRPIANDFPAIWGRGDYDNTMLHTVGIRSAGKYEAFDFDAEVAYQFGEADAIGKLFRVGPWGDNDAEFDNWALKLDLGYTFDFWRQPRVFAGFRYFSGEDNRDISFWDFINPFYEPTASISFNRLFSNEIAGGFTDLNNDLSNAWWVRVGTNTSFTDKIRGIFCVTYFETANEFERPVLSPLFPWWTTKNDSYLGTEVLLFLEYQYSQDLVLEAGWSHMFVGKGITDGQFVRWNGLMYTGGSDDDDADYVYAGCKIYF from the coding sequence ATGAAAAAGAAAGCAATTTTTTTCAGTATTTTAATCGCTCTATCCGTAATGTTGCTATCTTCTGAAGTAATTGCGGAATTGCAAAATGTAGAGGTTGGTGGTTCTATTCGTATCCGTGGAAATTATATCAATAATCTTTTCAATGATTTTGCGGGGTCTATGCCTTCGGTTCAATCACGCTGGTCTCCAATATCTGTAATGAGACGCCCGATAGGGAACCTTTTAGGACCTGGTGTAAATAGTATTTTTTCGTGGGATAATGACCAAAGTGATTTATCCTTTGTAGAACAAAGGACACGGTTGCATGTAAAAGCAGATTTCACGGATGAGGTAAGCACTTATATCGAATTAGATTCGTATGATGTCTGGGGAGAAGATTTCCGTTCTCAGAACTACATCACAGGTGTAGATGCTCGCCAGAATTCTATTGATGATGTAGAAATTTTTCAGGCATATATTGAAGTGGATGAAATGTGGGGGACACCATTACAACTTCGTGTAGGACGGCAGGAATTATCTTTTGGTAGTCAATTTTTAGTAGGTCCTCGTGATTTTGCCTTTTTCTGGACAGGTATTTCGTTTGATGCAATACGATTAACCTACAAAGCAGATGTTTTCACCATAGACGCATGGGCTTCGAAATTATTTGAGGCTATGTCTGATTTTGCAGAGGACGATATTAACTTTTATGGAATATATGCTTCATGCACAGCCGTAGAAAATGTTACTTTTGATGTGTACTGGATGTTGTTAGAGGATGACCGTCCAATAGCCAATGATTTTCCAGCTATTTGGGGTAGAGGGGATTATGATAATACAATGCTTCATACAGTCGGTATTCGTTCTGCAGGAAAATATGAAGCGTTTGATTTCGATGCGGAAGTCGCCTATCAATTTGGGGAAGCAGATGCTATTGGCAAATTGTTCCGGGTAGGACCCTGGGGTGATAACGATGCAGAATTTGATAATTGGGCTTTGAAATTGGATTTAGGATATACCTTCGATTTCTGGCGTCAACCGCGTGTGTTCGCTGGATTCCGTTATTTTAGTGGTGAAGATAACCGCGATATCTCCTTCTGGGATTTCATTAATCCTTTTTATGAGCCAACTGCAAGTATAAGTTTCAATCGTTTATTCTCGAATGAAATTGCCGGTGGATTTACGGATTTGAACAATGACTTATCCAATGCATGGTGGGTGCGTGTCGGAACAAATACAAGTTTTACCGACAAAATCAGAGGAATTTTCTGCGTAACTTATTTTGAAACAGCCAATGAATTTGAAAGACCTGTTTTATCACCGTTGTTCCCATGGTGGACGACGAAAAACGATTCCTATTTAGGAACAGAGGTGTTATTATTCCTTGAATATCAATATTCACAGGATTTGGTGTTAGAGGCAGGTTGGTCGCACATGTTTGTAGGTAAAGGTATAACAGATGGACAATTTGTCCGCTGGAATGGTCTTATGTATACAGGTGGTTCTGATGACGATGATGCTGATTATGTGTATGCCGGATGCAAGATATACTTTTAA